GGCGTCGACGATGTCGGCGATCTCAGCGGTTTCCAGGGCCCGCGGAGTTGGGAAGTCGGCCAGTGGGCGCACCAGGCTGACATGCCCCTTGGGCTGGAGGGCGCTGGGTGCCACCGGGGTTTCGCCGTTCAGATAGGACGGGTGGGAGATGCGTCCGACGTGCCACAGCTGCAGGAAGATCTTGCCGCCGGCGCCGTGTACTGCCTTGGTCACATTGGCCCAGCCACGCACCTGGTCGTTGGACCAGATGCCGGGGGTGTCCGGGTAGCCCACGCCCATGGGGGTCACCGAGGTGGCCTCGCTGAGGATCAGGCCGGCGGAAGCCCGTTGTACGTAGTACTCGGCCATCAGCGCGTTGGGTACGCGGCCGGCATCGGCGCGGCAGCGGGTCAGCGGCGCCATGATGATGCGGTTGGACAGTTCGAGATCGCCGAGTTTGATCGGATCAAAGAGAGTCGTCATGGAATGCAGCCTTCTTTAAGGGATAGGGAGAGGATCAGTGGGTTGCAGGAGCCAGTTCGGCGTTACCGCCCTGGCGAAAGGTAATCAGCGTCACCAGCAGGGCCAGGATCGCCAGGGCCGCAGCCGCCAACGGCACGCTGGTCAGGCCGAAGCCGTGGGCGATGACGCTGCCGCCGACCCAGGCACCCAGGGCATTGCCGATGTTGAAGGCGCCGATGTTCAGGGTCGAAACCAGGTTCGGTGCGGCCTTGCCGAAGGTCACTACGTTGACCTGCAACGCCGGCACTGCGGCAAACGAAGCGGTGGCCCAGAGGAACAGGGTGATCTCGGTGGGGATCAGCGCCACGCTGGTCCAGGTCAGTACGGTGGAGACCACGGCCATGGCCGCGAACACGCCGATCAGGGTGGCGCCCAGGCGCTTGTCCGCCAGTTTGCCGCCGATGATGTTGCCCAGGGTCAGGCCCAGGCCGATCAGCAGCAGGGTCCAGGTCACGCCCTTGGGCGAGACACCGGTGACATCACCGAGCAGCGGTGCAACGTAGGTGAAGAGGGTGAACATCGATGCGGCGAACAGCGCGGTCATGCTCAGGGACAGCCAGATACCCGCGCCCTTGAGGGCCGCCAACTCCGCACGCATGTCGAGTTTTTCCTCGTCGCGCTTGGCCGGCAGGAAGCGCAGCAGGCCGATCAGCGCCAGTACGCCGATCACCGTCACCACCCAGAAGGTCGAGCGCCAGCCCGCTGCCTGGCCCAGGGCGGTGCCCAGGGGCACGCCAAGGACGTTGGCCAGGGTCAGGCCGGTGAACATCAGGGCCACGGCCGAAGCGCGCTTGTTGGCGGGCACCAGGCCGGCGGCCACCACTGAACCGATACCAAAGAAGGCACCGTGGCACAGCGCGGTGATCACCCGGGCAAACATCAGCACGTTGTAATCACTGGCCAGTGCACACAGCAGGTTGCCGACAATGAAGATTCCCATCAGCGCCACCAGGGCTGCCTTGCGGGGCAGGCGGGCAGTGGCCAGGGCCATGAAGGGCGCGCCGATGGCCACCCCAAGGGCGTAGCCGGTGACCAGCCAGCCGGCGCCGGGAATCGACACCCCGAGGTCCGCCGCCACA
The DNA window shown above is from Pseudomonas protegens CHA0 and carries:
- a CDS encoding MFS transporter, with protein sequence MPLSLLILALSAFAIGTTEFVIMGLLPDVAADLGVSIPGAGWLVTGYALGVAIGAPFMALATARLPRKAALVALMGIFIVGNLLCALASDYNVLMFARVITALCHGAFFGIGSVVAAGLVPANKRASAVALMFTGLTLANVLGVPLGTALGQAAGWRSTFWVVTVIGVLALIGLLRFLPAKRDEEKLDMRAELAALKGAGIWLSLSMTALFAASMFTLFTYVAPLLGDVTGVSPKGVTWTLLLIGLGLTLGNIIGGKLADKRLGATLIGVFAAMAVVSTVLTWTSVALIPTEITLFLWATASFAAVPALQVNVVTFGKAAPNLVSTLNIGAFNIGNALGAWVGGSVIAHGFGLTSVPLAAAALAILALLVTLITFRQGGNAELAPATH